Part of the Methanobacteriaceae archaeon genome, TGATGATGCTGATTGATGTAGTTTAAAGCATCCAATACCTTCATTCTTTCCTTTTTTTCCACAGAATAGGTTTCAAGGTGTGGTTTTTCATCTTCAAGGGGATAGTACCGTAAAACACTTATTTTAATCATTTCCATCTCCAGGTGAGTTCAATCCTAAAAGTTCCATTTGAATGATGTATTATGAATTATATGGGTTTAGATCATAATTTATTTAATTTAGTAAAATTTCGATTCCATATTATTAAAATAAGAATCATTAGATATTAGGTGGACTTGCTATAAAAAATATTATAGAAAAAACTGTTACAGAAAATTTAATATAATTTTTTTAAAAATTTCATTTTTATATATTCTAATTCAATTCTTTTTTTTTTATTAAAAATTTTTATTTTATGAAATTATTTCATTGAAATAGAAGGAAGAAATATCTCTGGCACTTACACTACAAATTTTTAACTAACAACCAGTAAATAGATAATTCTTCTTCATTTTTTTTATAGTCCGGATATTTTAAAGCTACTAGGTTCCAGAAATCTTTATTGTGTTTTCTTATTTTAAGGTGACAGATTTCATGATGCACCACATATTCAATAAGACTTTCAGGAAGATATTTAAGACGTGAATTGATATTTATGTTTCCAGAATTACTGCAACTACCCCAACGGGTTTTCATCTTTCGAAAACTAACTCTATTAACCTTTAAATCCATTTCTTTTGATAAAGCATTCACCAGTGATTTTACCAATTCTCTAAATTCATTTTCCTCACGACTAAAATCCAGCTTCCTATCTTCAGATTCGATTTTCAACCTATTTATTCGTGATATCTTCTGATATATCCAATTTTCATGTTTTTTTATGAAATTTTGGTAGTCATTAACACCATGGGGCATTATAAGGTCAAGTTCACCATTTTTTATCTCTAAACGCGCATATTTCACCTTCCGGTGGAAAACATGGTACTTTACCTCAATATCATTAATTTTGACTTTCATCGAGTTAATTATAATTCATCATCAAATAAATTTTATTCTAAAAAGTAGGAAATTTAATATTATCGTCATAGGAATGTTATTTCAATGTATATGGGCTGTTTTACTCCACAGACATCCTGATGAGGTGGTGATGATGGAGTCAGGATATGAAAAATACTATGTTCAGCACTTTATATTCAGCACATATTTTTTATTAGTGGAATCTTCTGGTGGCATGGATATGGATTCTAGTCCAGGAACCGCCATTTATTAGGTTTTTAAGGATGATATGGACAATCAGGGACAAATTTAGAGATTAATGAAGTAGTAATTCTAGAGATTGGTCTAATCGGGAGATATCTATTGAATACCTATTGAAATATTTGACAAAGGGCATATTCCCAGAAGGAATATAATTCAATTGGAAGTCTCATCCATACTACCCCTGACTCAAGCCCAATCCAACACAGGTAACCATAACCCAGAACCAATAAAAATTTCAAATAATTATCTAAATACTCAAGTGCCAACCTATGGATCAGTAATACTCACAAATGCAATAATATAACTTAAATTACGAGGTTAGGCTTTCATTGGTCAAATATTTTTATTAGATGTGGGAAAAATTGGATTATATGCTGGGAGAAGTAACTGGTAAAAAAAATGTATGGTGAATATTTGATGAAACAATTTATTCAAAACTATAAATAAGTTAAAAATAAGTTAAAAACTACAATCTTATAGAATAATTGTTTAATAGGAAAGTTTTCTATCCATATAACTATCCATATAATTATTAAAATCATAAAATAACCTAAAAAGTATTATTGTAATAGGTCTATCTAAGAGTTGAATTTATCTAATCTAAATCCATTGAATATACTTGACCAACATATCTAAATCAGGCTTTTCAAGGGATAACATAAGTAAAATATCCCTCTATGAGTAAATTAGGAAGATAATTATGAATATCAGAGAAATCCTCACTGGACAAGATCAGGATAAACTGTTTTTACTGGGTAATGAAGCTGCGGTGCGAGGTGCACTGGAAGCAGGGGTTAGTGTTGCCAGCACCTATCCTGGAACACCATCCTCAGAGATTGGAAACGTTTTATCCGCACTTGCAGAAGATGCAGGCATGTATTTTGAATTCTCCATCAATGAAAAGGTGGCACTGGAAGTAGCTGCAGCTGCAGCAGCATCCGGTTTAAGATCATTCACCTTCATGAAACACGTGGGAGTTAATGTGGCCTCTGACTCCCTGATGAGTGTGGCCTACACTGGAGTGAGGGGAGGGATGGTGATCATCACTGCAGACGACCCCTCCATGTTCTCCTCCCAGAATGAACAGGACAACCGGCACTACGCACGACTGGCCAACATACCACTCCTGGAAGCCTCCAGTCCCCAGGAAGTCAAGGATCTCATGAAATATGCCTATGAATTATCAGAAGAATTCCAAATACCGGTTATCTTACGCACAACCACCAGGGTATCCCATATGAGGGGCGTAGTCCAATTGGGACCAGTAAAAAAAGCACCAGTTAAGGGACACTTCCAGAAAGATCCAGAGAGATTCGTTCCAGTGCCAGTCACTGCCCGGGTAATGCACCAGAAACTGGTGGAGAAAATGGACCAGATAGAGTTAGTCGCCAATAAATCCACCTCAAATTCCATCTATGATAAAGGGGGAAATGTGGGTGTTATAACCAGTGGCAGTGCCTATAACTATGTGGCTGATGTGGTGAATGAAAACGGGCTACCAGTAAACATCCTCAAATTAACCTTCACCTATCCCTTCCCTGAGAAAAAGGTTCGTGAATTTCTTGAGAAGTTTAACCGGGTTCTGGTGGTGGAAGAAGTTGATCCCATAATGGAAAAAGAAGTACTGGCCATTGCAGGTAAATTCAATCTTAACACCAATGTTCATGGTAAACTGGACGGTGTTATGCCCTTAATATATGAATACAACCCGGATATAATACTGGAAGGATTCGCCCGGATGATGGGTGTGGAAGTTCCTGCTAAAGAAACAGTCCAAGCATCAGTGGAACTTCCCAACCGGCCACCCACCCTCTGCCCAGGATGCCCCCACAGAGCAGCCTATTTTGAAGTTAAAAAAGCTGCCGAGAATCTGGGAATTGATGATCTCATATTCCCCACAGACATTGGCTGCTACACCCTGGGAATAGAATCTCCCTATGAGGTGGCAGATTATCTTTTATCCATGGGATCGTCCATTGGAACTAGTTGTGGATTTAGTAAAGCCACAGACCAGACAGTGGTAAGTTTTATAGGGGACTCCACCTTTTTCCATGCTGGAATTCCACCATTAATCAATGCGGTGCACAACAAGAACCGATTCGTCCTGGTGATACTGGATAACCGGACCACGGCCATGACTGGTGGACAACCACATCCCGGACTCCCAGTGGATGGAATGGGACTGGAAGCACCGGAAATATCCATACCAGACATAGTTAGAGCCTGTGGTGTTGATTTTGTGGAAATAATTAATCCCCTCAATGTACGCAAATCCAGAGAATTGTTTGAACAAGCCCTCCAGTTTAAAGGAGTAGCAGTGGTTATCTCCCAGTACCCCTGCATGCTCATAAAAAGCAGAGATGAGAAGGCAAAAAATTTTATAATCCAAGTTATGGATGATAAATGCTCAGGCTGTGATACCTGTGTAATGGAATTAACATGTCCAGCCATATACACCCGAGATGATGGTAAAATCCGTATTGATCCACTAATGTGCAGAAGGTGCAATGTGTGCGTGCAGACATGCCCTGAAAAGGCAATAAGGGCTAAAAAAATTGATAAAGCTGTGATGGAAGAAAATTTCGATAAAAAACTAAAAAATACCACTCTTGAGGAGGATGAATAAATGCATCCCTACAATATATACATTTCTGGAGTAGGTGGTCAGGGAATTATAAAAACCTCAGTGATCATGGGTGAAGCAGCCATGAAAAATAACTTGCCAGTGGTGGGGGGTGAAATACATGGTATGGCCCAGAGGGGAGGAGTAGTATCCACTCAGATGAAGATGGGAGACTCACACAGTCCATTAATAGAAGAAGGAAAAGCAGACCTCCTCTTAGCCTTCGAACCACTGGAAGCATTAAGGGCCATAAACATGGTAAACCCGGATACCTATGTGGTTATGAACACATCACCCATCTATCCCTTTAACATCAGGCAGAGCAAACAGCCCTACCCTCATTTATCAACCATACTGGGAGATCTAAAACAGCGTGCCAAAAGGGTGATAGCCATGGATGCAGAGAATATGGCAAAAAAGGCTGGTCACATCCTGTCAGTGAACATGGTAATGTTAGGAGGGGCAGCAGCTGTACCCGGATTCCCCCTGGATAAAGAGATAATTATAAAGTCAATGCAGGACAATCTACCCGAGAAGAGCATTCCCGTAAATAGGAAGGCCTTTGAGGCAGGATACAAGTTCTGCTCTGACAGACTATGAACATGAACAATTATCTGAATTTAATAGCAGTTTTGGGGAATATTTTATGGGCATTTCAGATAATTAAAGATAAATCTGTAATTCAAAGATTTTTAACACATTATCATGAATTTCTTCCCTATTTTCATGACTTTTTCATTTTTTTGTTTTATTAATTAGGTCACTCGTCTTAAAAAAGCTAATTTTCACCAAATGTGGCTATTGAGCTTTTTTTTGTTTTTTTTATTCTTATTAAGCTACTAGAATCTATTTAAAAATAAATAAATCCTTCCTTAATTTCCGCAGACAAAAAAACAGCTTTTTATTAGAATTACCAGTACCAATCAATAAAATTTTATTAAAAGATGAATATAGTAATTGTTTACAGAAACTTTTAAAACAATTAAATTATTTTTCAGAAGAGAATCTTTTAGATTGTAGATTGTGATTAGATTTAAAAACTCTAAAAGGATGGCTTAGAAATTTGAAATAGATGAGTTAGAAGCGTGAGAGAGGGTGAGAATATGGGTGATGAAAGCCAAAAAAGTGCTATGAGTGGAACCACAAATATTGATTGGTGGCCAAACAGATTGAATCTGGATATCCTGCGGCAGCATTCTGAAAAGTCCAATCCCATGGATGCGGATTTTAACTACGCTCGTGAGTTTGAAAGTCTCGACTTGGATGCTGTGAAGAAGGACCTCCTTGAAATTATGACTGATTCACAGGACTGGTGGCCTGCAGATTTCGGCCACTATGGACCTTTGTTCATCCGTATGGCTTGGCACAGTGCCGGAACCTACCGTGTCAGCGATGGACGTGGGGGTGGGGGGCGTGGAAACCAGCGCTTCCCTCCATTAAACAGCTGGCCTGATAACGCTAACCTGGACAAGGCAAGACGATTGCTCTGGCCTATAAAACAAAAATATGGCCGTAAAATATCTTGGGCCGACTTAATGATCCTCGCTGGTAATGTGGCCCTTGAATCTATGGGCTTTAAAACCTTCGGTTTTGGGGGAGGACGTGAGGATATTTGGGAGCCTGAAAAAGACGTATACTGGGGTCCTGAGACAGAATGGCTTACAGATCAGCGCCATACAGGTGATCGTGAACTTGAAAAACCACTGGCTGCCATTGAAATGGGACTGATTTACGTTAATCCTGAAGGCCCTGACGGAAAACCAGATCCTGTGGCTGCAGCTCATGATATAAGGGAAAGTTTTGCGCGCATGGCCATGAACGATGAGGAGACTGTGGCCCTCATAGCTGGTGGCCATGCTTTCGGCAAAACCCACGGTGCAGGTGACCCCAAATATGTGGGACCAGAACCAGAAGCAGCCCCCATCGAAGAACAAGGTCTGGGCTGGAAAAGCAGCTACGGCACCGGGAAAGGCAATGACACCATTACTGGTGGCCCGGAAGTTATCTGGACCAAGACCCCCATTAATTGGGATAACAACTTCTTACGAAATTTATTCGAATTCGAATGGGAGCTGGAGAAAAGCCCGGCTGGTGCCTACCAGTGGAAACCCAAGGGCGGTGCTGGTAAAGATACAGTGCCTGATCCCCATGACCCATCCAAACGTCGCACCCCGGGTATGCTGACCACAGACCTTTCTTTAAGGTTCGACCCAGAATACGAAAAGATTTCAAGACGTTTCTATGAGAACCCGGAGGAACTGGCTGAAGCCTTCGCCAGGGCCTGGTTCAAATTAACCCACCGTGACATGGGCCCCCGTTCACGCTACCTCGGACCGGAAGTACCTGAGGAGGAGCTAATCTGGCAGGACCCCATCCCATCAGTCAACCATGAATTAATCAATGAACAGGACATCAAGTTTTTGAAAGCTGAGATACTGGCCAGTGATCTATCAATCAGGGAAATGGTTTACACTGCCTGGTCTTCGGCATCCACCTTCCGCGGCTCAGACAAGCGGGGTGGTGCCAATGGTGCTCGTATTCGCCTGGCACCCCAGAAGGATTGGGAAGTTAACCAACCGAAACAGTTAGCCAGAGTGCTGCAGACACTGGAGGACATTCAGGCTGATTTTAACCAAGCACAATCGGGTGATAAGAGAGTTTCCCTGGCGGACCTAATTGTTCTGGCGGGATGCGCTGGAATTGAACAAGCTGGCAAAAATGCCGGATACAATCTAGAGGTGCCCTTTAATCCGGGACGCATGGATGCCCTGGAAGAACAGACTGATGTGGATTCATTCGCCGTGCTTGAACCATTCGCAGATGGATTCAGGAACTATCAGAAAGCACCCAGCCCACTTAGGCCAGAGGAGTTGCTGGTGGACAAAGCGCAACTTTTAACACTTACAGTTCCTGAGATGACAGTGCTCATTGGGGGGATGCGTGTTTTAAATGCCAACTATGAACAATCACCCAATGGAGTTTTCACAGATAGGCCTGAAACACTTACCAATGATTTCTTCGTGAATTTACTGGACATGCAAACAGAATGGAGGGCAACAAAAGATGAAAACCTGTTTGAAGGATGGGACAGAGCAACTGGTGAATTAAAATGGACAGCAACCCGCACTGACCTCATATTTGGTTCAAACTCTGAACTCAGGGCACTGGCTGAAGTCTATGCATGTGCAGACTCCCAAGAGAAGTTCCTGCAGGACTTTATAAAAGCCTGGGACAAGGTCATGAACCTGGACAGGTTCGACCTGACCTAATGGTGAAAAAACTAGTCAATGATTAGTTTCATCTTAAAATCTTATTATTTCTTTTTTCCTATATGCTTATTAATAAATGTAAATATTTGTTTTAATTTATATACGATTGTTAAACAATTCTTTCTAAATTAGAAATTCAAATAGATATTTAAATAGATATTACGAGTATTATGAGAATTTTTACACCAGCACATTATTCGAGGTGCATATGGCTGACTACAATTTGGAGGTTAAAAGAAATTTTTGGGATTTATTGATAGAGAATAAGGGAAGAATAACATCAAAACTTATCTTTCAGAATTAAGATTCCATTTTACAACCTATTACTTAAAAAACCAGATTTAGTGTCTTAGAAAATAGAATAACAGGATGATACCAGTATTATTATATAAAATGAATTAAAAAATTTCCTTAAAAAGAGTTTATGAATAAAATGTTAATAAGAGGATAAAACTGGCATTTACCAGTTATAAACATCCTCTGAGGGTATTATGGTAGCTCCACCTTTCTCAAGAGCTTCTAAACCTGCATCTATATCTTCCGGATGCAGTAATACAATAGCTCTTTCTTCTTTTTCATCTACAAATGCGTAAAGATAATCAAGGTTTATATCTGAGTCATCAAGCATTCCCAATATACTGCTGAGTCCTCCTGGCTGGTCAGACATTTCCACTGCAATCACGTAGCCCACTTTCACTACAAAGTTATTTTCTTCTAGAACTTTTTTGGCTGCATCTGGTTCTGGAACAATCAGTCGTAGAATCCCGAAGTCTGATGTGTCTGCTATGGATAGTGCTCTAATATTGAATCCGGCTTCTGCCAGAACTTCCAGAGCATTCCTCATTCTACCCTTTTTATTCTCAAGAAATATGGATAACTGTTTTATTTTCATAAGCTGATCCCCTTTATGATAATTCTCTTTTATCAATCACTCTTACTGCTTTACCCTCACTACGTGGAAGTGTTTTAGGTTCCACCAGGGTAACATCAACTCTCAGACCAATCTCATTTTGAATGTAATTTTCTATTTTCTTTTTTATTCCCACCAGTTCCTTCACTTCATCAGAGAAGAGCTTGGGGGATGTTTCCACCTGAACTTCCAGTTCATCAAGGTGATGAGGCCGGGTTACAATGATCTGGTAGTGTGGTTCAATACCATCCATCTTCAGAAGTGCCTTCTCAATTTGGGAGGGGAACACAGCCACCCCCCGGATCTTGAGCATATCATCAGTCCTTCCGGTGATGCGATCCATTTTCACATGGGTCCGGCCACAGGCACATGTCCCGTTTCTAAGACATGTAACGTCTTTGGTTCTAAAACGAATAATGGGCATTCCTTGCCTGGTTAGAGTGGTAAGGACAAGTTCACCCTTCTCCCCCTCAGGGAGGACTTCCAGGGTTTGTGAGTCAATGATTTCTGGATAGAAATGGTCTTCCATCACATGTAAACCATCCTGTTCTGAGCATTCCAGAGCCACTCCAGGTCCTATAATCTCAGTTAGTCCATAAATGTTATATGCCGGGGCATTAAAGCGGTTTTGAATTTCCTGCCTCATTTCTTCTGTCCACATTTCTGCTCCAAACCCGATTGATTTTAATTTAAGGTCTTCCTTGGTTAAACCTTCCTCTTCAGCCACTTCTGCCAGGTAAAGGCCATAGGAGGGGGTGAAGATTAAAACAGTAGTTCCGAAATCCTTCATTATCTCGATCTGTCGTCTTGTCTGTCCGGTGGAGATGGGAATAACTGTGGCTCCAATATTCTGGGCACCATAATGCACTCCGAAACCACCGGTGAATAGGCCGTAACCATGGGTGTTCTGTATTATATCATCTTCAGTGAGTCCGAACATGGTCAAACCCCGGGCCATGACCTCGCTCCAGATCTGGATATCTTCCCTGGTGTAACCGGATACTGTGGGTTTCCCGGTGGTTCCAGAGGAGGTGTGTACCTCTACTATCTCCCTATGGGGCACTGCAAACATTCCAAAAGGATACGCTGCACGAAGATCATCTTTGGTAGTTAAAGGAAGCTTTTTGATGTCATCTAATGTTTTAATATCCTTTGGTTTAACTCCTTCTTCATCAAAACGTTTCCTGT contains:
- a CDS encoding M48 family metallopeptidase — its product is MKVKINDIEVKYHVFHRKVKYARLEIKNGELDLIMPHGVNDYQNFIKKHENWIYQKISRINRLKIESEDRKLDFSREENEFRELVKSLVNALSKEMDLKVNRVSFRKMKTRWGSCSNSGNININSRLKYLPESLIEYVVHHEICHLKIRKHNKDFWNLVALKYPDYKKNEEELSIYWLLVKNL
- the iorA gene encoding indolepyruvate ferredoxin oxidoreductase subunit alpha; translation: MNIREILTGQDQDKLFLLGNEAAVRGALEAGVSVASTYPGTPSSEIGNVLSALAEDAGMYFEFSINEKVALEVAAAAAASGLRSFTFMKHVGVNVASDSLMSVAYTGVRGGMVIITADDPSMFSSQNEQDNRHYARLANIPLLEASSPQEVKDLMKYAYELSEEFQIPVILRTTTRVSHMRGVVQLGPVKKAPVKGHFQKDPERFVPVPVTARVMHQKLVEKMDQIELVANKSTSNSIYDKGGNVGVITSGSAYNYVADVVNENGLPVNILKLTFTYPFPEKKVREFLEKFNRVLVVEEVDPIMEKEVLAIAGKFNLNTNVHGKLDGVMPLIYEYNPDIILEGFARMMGVEVPAKETVQASVELPNRPPTLCPGCPHRAAYFEVKKAAENLGIDDLIFPTDIGCYTLGIESPYEVADYLLSMGSSIGTSCGFSKATDQTVVSFIGDSTFFHAGIPPLINAVHNKNRFVLVILDNRTTAMTGGQPHPGLPVDGMGLEAPEISIPDIVRACGVDFVEIINPLNVRKSRELFEQALQFKGVAVVISQYPCMLIKSRDEKAKNFIIQVMDDKCSGCDTCVMELTCPAIYTRDDGKIRIDPLMCRRCNVCVQTCPEKAIRAKKIDKAVMEENFDKKLKNTTLEEDE
- a CDS encoding indolepyruvate oxidoreductase subunit beta, translating into MHPYNIYISGVGGQGIIKTSVIMGEAAMKNNLPVVGGEIHGMAQRGGVVSTQMKMGDSHSPLIEEGKADLLLAFEPLEALRAINMVNPDTYVVMNTSPIYPFNIRQSKQPYPHLSTILGDLKQRAKRVIAMDAENMAKKAGHILSVNMVMLGGAAAVPGFPLDKEIIIKSMQDNLPEKSIPVNRKAFEAGYKFCSDRL
- the katG gene encoding catalase/peroxidase HPI → MGDESQKSAMSGTTNIDWWPNRLNLDILRQHSEKSNPMDADFNYAREFESLDLDAVKKDLLEIMTDSQDWWPADFGHYGPLFIRMAWHSAGTYRVSDGRGGGGRGNQRFPPLNSWPDNANLDKARRLLWPIKQKYGRKISWADLMILAGNVALESMGFKTFGFGGGREDIWEPEKDVYWGPETEWLTDQRHTGDRELEKPLAAIEMGLIYVNPEGPDGKPDPVAAAHDIRESFARMAMNDEETVALIAGGHAFGKTHGAGDPKYVGPEPEAAPIEEQGLGWKSSYGTGKGNDTITGGPEVIWTKTPINWDNNFLRNLFEFEWELEKSPAGAYQWKPKGGAGKDTVPDPHDPSKRRTPGMLTTDLSLRFDPEYEKISRRFYENPEELAEAFARAWFKLTHRDMGPRSRYLGPEVPEEELIWQDPIPSVNHELINEQDIKFLKAEILASDLSIREMVYTAWSSASTFRGSDKRGGANGARIRLAPQKDWEVNQPKQLARVLQTLEDIQADFNQAQSGDKRVSLADLIVLAGCAGIEQAGKNAGYNLEVPFNPGRMDALEEQTDVDSFAVLEPFADGFRNYQKAPSPLRPEELLVDKAQLLTLTVPEMTVLIGGMRVLNANYEQSPNGVFTDRPETLTNDFFVNLLDMQTEWRATKDENLFEGWDRATGELKWTATRTDLIFGSNSELRALAEVYACADSQEKFLQDFIKAWDKVMNLDRFDLT
- a CDS encoding ACT domain-containing protein, translated to MKIKQLSIFLENKKGRMRNALEVLAEAGFNIRALSIADTSDFGILRLIVPEPDAAKKVLEENNFVVKVGYVIAVEMSDQPGGLSSILGMLDDSDINLDYLYAFVDEKEERAIVLLHPEDIDAGLEALEKGGATIIPSEDVYNW
- a CDS encoding phenylacetate--CoA ligase: MIWNEKIECASREEIEELQLERLQDVVKRAYENVPYYRKRFDEEGVKPKDIKTLDDIKKLPLTTKDDLRAAYPFGMFAVPHREIVEVHTSSGTTGKPTVSGYTREDIQIWSEVMARGLTMFGLTEDDIIQNTHGYGLFTGGFGVHYGAQNIGATVIPISTGQTRRQIEIMKDFGTTVLIFTPSYGLYLAEVAEEEGLTKEDLKLKSIGFGAEMWTEEMRQEIQNRFNAPAYNIYGLTEIIGPGVALECSEQDGLHVMEDHFYPEIIDSQTLEVLPEGEKGELVLTTLTRQGMPIIRFRTKDVTCLRNGTCACGRTHVKMDRITGRTDDMLKIRGVAVFPSQIEKALLKMDGIEPHYQIIVTRPHHLDELEVQVETSPKLFSDEVKELVGIKKKIENYIQNEIGLRVDVTLVEPKTLPRSEGKAVRVIDKRELS